In one window of Camelina sativa cultivar DH55 chromosome 15, Cs, whole genome shotgun sequence DNA:
- the LOC104745205 gene encoding reticulon-like protein B8: MPEKNIVEDVIDDLVDNFTERVHKTKHTSFFEQEDSVSSQFNRLFGRQEPIHRVLGGGKSADVLLWRNKKISASFLMGATAIWVLFEWINFHFLSLVCYALLLGMIAQFVWCNASGFLNRSQSRVPRLVLPKDFFAEVGVAIGTEVNRGLLFLQDLACKGNLKQFLVAVIGLWVAAMVGSCCNFLTVLYIGFVGAHTMPVLYERYEDEVDGFMDSLIMKFHSHYKKLDSGLLSRFPSGKFGLKKRD; encoded by the exons ATGCCTGAGAAGAACATTGTAGAGGACGTTATTGACGATTTGGTGGATAACTTCACTGAGAGAGTTCACAAGACCAAACATACTTCTTTCTTCGAACAAGAAGATTCCGTCAGTTCTCAATTCAACCGTTTGTTTGGTCGCCAGGAGCCTATCCATCGTGTCTTAGGCGGTGGCAAAT CTGCTGATGTGTTGTTATGGAGGAACAAGAAGATCTCTGCAAGTTTTTTGATGGGAGCTACTGCAATTTGGGTGCTTTTCGAATGGATCAATTTCCATTTCCTGTCTCTCGTTTGCTATGCACTCTTGCTTGGTATGATTGCTCAATTCGTTTGGTGTAACGCCTCAGGGTTCCTAAACCg CTCACAGTCTAGAGTGCCTCGCCTGGTTCTTCCAAAGGATTTCTTTGCTGAAGTCGGTGTGGCCATTGGAACAGAAGTAAACCgtggtttgttgtttcttcaagACTTGGCTTGTAAAGGGAATTTGAAACAGTTCCTCGTG GCTGTAATCGGACTATGGGTAGCGGCAATGGTCGGGAGCTGCTGCAATTTCCTAACAGTTTTGTATATCG GGTTCGTTGGGGCACACACAATGCCGGTTCTGTATGAGAGATACGAAGACGAAGTCGATGGTTTTATGGATTCACTGATCATGAAGTTTCATAGTCATTACAAGAAGCTAGATTCTGGTTTACTCAGTAGATTCCCAAGTGGGAAGTTCGGGTTAAAGAAGCGTGACTAA